One Solanum lycopersicum chromosome 4, SLM_r2.1 DNA window includes the following coding sequences:
- the LOC101253892 gene encoding uncharacterized protein, whose translation MITRSNLAEQLREYQIRSKHDWASVSFFSSTSNLTSTASRADVVMFVICELVILALLVFSVVSLYFTHLKLAFILVSTSLLLLVCVTIAKQVTEARKKKRRMLLPLSM comes from the exons ATGATAACGCGATCGAATTTGGCGGAGCAGCTGAGAGAGTATCAGATTCGATCAAAGCACGATTGGGCTTCGGTCTCCTTCTTTTCCTCCACCTCTAATCTCACATCTACAGCTTCAAG GGCGGATGTCGTCATGTTTGTAATATGTGAGCTGGTTATCTTGGCACTCCTGGTTTTCTCTGTAGTTTCATTGTACTTCACGCATCTAAAGCTTGCATTTATCTTAGTAAGTACTAGCTTGCTATTGCTTGTATGTGTGACAATTGCAAAGCAAGTTACAGAAGCCAGGAAGAAGAAGCGAAGAATGCTTCTTCCATTATCAATGTAG
- the LOC104647246 gene encoding auxin-induced protein X15, which produces MKSPSKKLSNIIAKWRKGKKGQFVVYTKEGKRFVVPLYYLNHPIFKVLLEMAEEEYGSNVNGPLQVPCENELMEYILCLLRTKLGNVEIGEAISSIGTCRETNVSCNFSSLQCDSLVESMS; this is translated from the coding sequence ATGAAGAGTCCTTctaagaaattaagtaacattATAGCCAAGTggagaaaaggaaagaaaggtCAATTTGTTGTGTATACAAAGGAAGGCAAGAGATTTGTTGTGCCATTGTACtatctaaatcatccaattttcAAAGTTTTACTTGAAATGGCTGAAGAGGAGTATGGTTCAAATGTGAATGGCCCTTTGCAAGTTCCTTGTGAGAATGAATTGATGGAGTATATTCTATGTTTGTTGAGAACAAAACTTGGTAATGTGGAAATTGGAGAAGCAATTTCCTCTATTGGTACATGTAGAGAAACAAATGTTTCTTGTAATTTCTCCTCTTTGCAATGTGATAGTTTAGTTGAAAGTATGTCTTGA
- the LOC101251882 gene encoding lysine histidine transporter-like 8: MERELVVEEMKNISSITNSLTSSPHDDSNNIIRKTPKSPFSSKISMSPLASASPIMKKALTYMEEIGHLTKLHDPALDAWLPITESRSGNAYYAAFHTLCSGIGVQALLLPLAFITLGWIWGIVSLSLVFMWQLYTLWLLIQLHEFAPGMRNSRYLGLSMAAFGEKLGKILALFPTMYLSGGTCVTLIMIGGSSMKIFFQTVCASNSHITTLSTIEWYIVFTVSAIVLAQLPNLNSIAGISLVGSISAVTYCTLTWVISVVKERPQGVSFEPVENTSDVATICTILNALGMIVFAFRGHNLVLEIQGTMPSSLKNPSHVPMWKGVKFSYSIIALCLFPLAIGGYWAYGNLMPNGGILSALDKYHGEDTSKVILGITSLLVAIHCLTSFQIYAMPVFDNWELKYTSKKKKPCPWWLRTGLRVFFGCLTFFISVALPFLPSLAGLIGGIALPVTLAYPCLMCIMIKKPKRYSSSWFVNWSLGLWGLVLSILLVFSAIWTIATQGMDVHFFKTQ, encoded by the exons atggAAAGGGAATTAGTAgtagaagaaatgaaaaatattagtaGTATAACAAATTCTTTAACATCATCTCCTCATGATgattcaaataatattattcgTAAAACACCAAAAAGtccattttcttcaaaaatatcaatgAGTCCTTTAGCAAGTGCAAGTCCAATAATGAAGAAAGCTTTAACATATATGGAAGAAATTGGTCATCTTACAAAGCTTCATGATCCTGCTCTAGATGCTTGGCTTCCAATTACTGAATCAAGAAGTGGAAATGCATATTATGCTGCATTTCATACACTTTGTTCTGGGATTGGTGTCCAAGCTCTACTTCTTCCTCTTGCTTTTATCACACTTGGATG GATATGGGGGATCGTAAGTCTATCTTTAGTATTTATGTGGCAATTATACACACTTTGGTTACTCATTCAACTTCATGAATTTGCCCCTGGCATGCGCAATAGCCGTTATCTTGGCCTTTCAATGGCTGCTTTCG GTGAAAAACTTGGGAAGATTTTGGCCCTGTTTCCAACAATGTACCTATCAGGTGGTACTTGTGTTACACTTATTATGATTGGAGGAAGCtctatgaagattttcttccaaaCTGTTTGTGCTTCAAATAGCCATATTACCACTCTAAGTACCATAGAGTGGTACATTGTGTTCACTGTTTCAGCCATAGTTCTTGCTCAACTACCTAATTTAAATTCTATTGCTGGAATTTCTCTCGTCGGTTCGATCTCCGCGGTGACCTATTGTACCTTGACATGGGTAATTTCTGTTGTAAAAGAAAGGCCACAAGGTGTTTCATTTGAACCTGTTGAAAATACATCTGATGTTGCAACAATTTGTACCATCTTGAATGCTCTAGGAATGATAGTTTTTGCATTCAGGGGCCATAATCTTGTTCTTGAGATTCAG GGTACAATGCCTTCTAGCTTAAAGAATCCATCTCATGTGCCAATGTGGAAAGGAGTCAAGTTCTCATATTCTATCATCGCTTTGTGTTTGTTTCCATTGGCAATTGGAGGCTACTGGGCTTATGGAAACCTG ATGCCAAATGGGGGGATATTGAGTGCACTGGACAAATACCATGGAGAAGACACTTCAAAAGTAATTCTAGGGATAACAAGTTTACTGGTGGCAATCCATTGCCTTACCTCATTCCAAATCTATGCAATGCCAGTGTTTGACAATTGGGAGTTGAAGTACACCAGCAAGAAGAAGAAACCATGTCCATGGTGGCTAAGAACAGGATTGAGGGTATTCTTTGGATGcctaacatttttcatatcagtGGCACTCCCTTTTTTGCCAAGTTTGGCAGGGCTTATTGGTGGCATTGCTCTGCCTGTTACCTTGGCATATCCTTGTCTCATGTGCATAATGATCAAGAAACCTAAAAGATATAGTTCAAGTTGGTTTGTTAATTGGTCACTTGGACTTTGGGGATTGGTTCTAAGTATTCTTTTGGTATTTAGTGCAATATGGACAATAGCAACTCAAGGTATGGATGTCCATTTCTTCAAGACCCAGTGA
- the LOC101254483 gene encoding NADH dehydrogenase [ubiquinone] 1 beta subcomplex subunit 2: MGGGDGHGVTFKGITVHQPKRWHSVTGKGLCAVMWFWILYRAKKDGPVVLGWRHPWEGHGHGHDH; this comes from the exons atGGGAGGTGGAGATGGACATGGCGTGACCTTCAAAGGCATCACTGTACATCAACCTAAGCGTTGGCACTCCGTTACCGGAAAAGGATTGTGTGCCGTCATGTG GTTTTGGATTTTATACCGGGCCAAGAAAGATGGTCCTGTAGTGTTG GGCTGGAGGCATCCCTGGGAAGGCCATGGCCATGGTCATGACCATTAG